TCCCACAGCGCCTGCTCGGCACGCCGGCGCAGCGCGGGGCTGGCGTCCTCGCTGATCGCGCCACCGGCTCCGATCGCCCAGTCCCGCCAGCAGGCCACGACCTGCGACCCCTCGGGCAGCAGGCCGCACAGCACCCGCGCCACGGCGTCGGCCGCCACGGCGCTGGCACCGGCCTGCTGCACGGCAGTGGCGGTCTGGCCAAGCATCTGTTCCCCTCTGTCGCGGCGATTACATCGGAGCCAATGCACACTTCGTGCCAGCTTCTTGCCAGCGGCGTGATGGTGGCGCGACCCCGCTCCGGGCCCCTGGACGTTCGCCCTTCCATGCCTGTGGCCCGAGCGAACGCGCGAGTATACGGATGCCCGCTCCGCCCGCGCGGCCGCGGGGTCCGGCGGCCTGCCGACTTTGAGACGCAGGCCTCAGCCCTTAGGCTAGCCGTGGTGAACGATGCCGCCGAGCCCGCCGACGACGCCCTGATGCTGGCCTACGCCGCCGGCGACGTGCGTGCCTTCGAGCAGCTCTACGCGCGTCATCGCGGACCGCTGTACCGCTTCCTGCTGCGCCAGCTGCGCGATGGCGCGCTGGCCGACGAGCTGTTCCAGGACGTCTGGCAGCGGGTGATCGGCGCGCGCGCCAGCTGGCAGCCGGAGGCGCGCTTCGCCACCTGGCTGTACCGGATCGCCCACAATCGCCTCAACGACCACTGGCGCGCGCTCCGGCACCGCCCGCCGGCGCCGGAGGACGCCGACGCGCGGACCGAACGGGTCGAGGATCCGGACACGCCGGAGCGGCAGCTCAGCGCGTTCGAGTCCCGCCGCGAGTTGCAGCGCGCGCTGGATGCGCTGCCCGACGAACAACGCGAGGTCCTGCTGTTGCGACTGGAACAGGAACTGACCCTGGAGGAGATCGGCCAGATCACCGGCGTGGGCCGCGAGACGGTCAAGTCGCGCCTGCGCTATGCGATGGACAAGCTGCGCACGGGGCTGGGCCGATGAACACGCCGCGCGAACCGCTGACGCCGGAAGAACGCGCCCTGGCCGAGCGCCTGGCCGCCGGCGATGCGCGGCGCGAGCCCGGTCCGGCGCTGGACGCGCGCATCCTGGCCGCGGCTCGCGCGGCCGTGGACGCGACCGCGCCCACGCACGCGGCGGGCCCGTCCCTGCCGCCCGCGCCCCCGGTCGCCCTCGGCGCGTCGCGTGCGCGCCGCCCGCGCCGACGCTGGTCGCTGGGCCTGGGCGTCGCCGCCTCGCTGCTGCTGGCCGTGACCCTGGCCTGGCAGCTGCGCCCGCAGCGCACGTCCCAGATCATTCACGAAGGCCCGGCGCCTGCGTCGACGACCACGCCGCTGCTGGTGCTGCCCACCGCGCCCGAGGCCGCGCCCGCGCCGGCTGAGGCCGAGGCAGACAGCGCGCCGCTTGAGGAAGCACACCCGGCGAACGCCGCGCGAGGCCGGGCCCCGCGCGACATCGCGTCCGTGCCCCCCCTGCCCGCGCCCCTGCCTCCGCCTCCGGAAGCGCCTGCCGTCGTGCCCGCCGAGCCGGCGCGCGTCCAGTCCCCGGAAGCGACCGCGCAGGCCGCGCCCAAGCCGTCGGCCTCCAATCGGGCGCAGGTCGACGCCGATTCGGCCGCGGCCGCGCCGGCGCGGAAGACTGAGCTCTACACGCCGCCTGCCCCGCCCGCCCCGCCCCCGCCGCCGCCGGCTCCCGCGGCCGTGCAGGCGCTGTCGCGCGAGGTCGAGCGCCAGGCCGAAACCGCCGCAGTACAGGAAGACCGCAAGCCCGAGGCCAGGCGCGCCGCGCCGCCGGCCGGCGAGGCCCTGCGCGCGCCCCAGGTCCAGGCCGCCGGAGACATTCCGCAGCCCCGCACCATCGACATGCCGCAGGATCAGGCGCCGCCGGCGCTGGAACGCGCCCTGGCCGAGGATCGCGCCCTGCCGCCGGCGCAATGGCTGCAGCGCATCCGCCGCCATCGCTTCGAGGGCGACGGCGCGCTGGCCCGCGCCAGCCTGGCCGCCTTCGTCCAGGCCCATCCCGAGCAGCGGATCCCCGAGGACCTGCGCGCGCTGCTGCCATGAGCGACACCTTGGCCGCGCCACTGCGGCACGAGCAGTTGGTCAAGCACAGCCGCTTCCTGGTCCAGGCCGGGCCGGTGGCGTCGGCCGACGACGCCATGGCCTTCATCGCCGCGGTCAGCGACGCCGATGCCACCCACAACTGCTGGGCCTGGCGCGTCGGCGAGGCGTTCCGCTCCAGCGACGACGGGGAACCCGGCGGCAGTGCCGGCCGGCCGATCCTGGCGGCGATCGACGGGGCCGGCTTCGACCAGGTCGCGGTGGTGGTCACGCGCTGGTTCGGCGGGATCAAGCTGGGCGTGGGCGGGCTGGTGCGCGCCTACGGCGGCAGCACCGCCAGCGCGCTGCGGCAGGCGCCGCGCGTGCCGCTGGTGGCGATGGCCGGCCTGGAGATCGGCTGCGGCTTCGACGACCTGGGGCATGTGCACGCGGCGCTGCTGGCGTTCGCCGCGCACAAGGACGCCGAGACCTTCGACGCCGCCGGCGCGGTGCTGCAGGTGCAGCTGCCGCTGGATCGCCGCCAGGCGCTGGAAGACGCCCTGCGCGAGGCCACCCGCGGTCGCGTGCGCTGCCGCGGCTCCGCACCGGCGCATTGAAAACCACGCGCGCCACCGCCACCCATGGCAGGATGCGCGCCCGGCCGGCCGCGGCGGCCTGACGCCTTCTCGCCGGCAACCGGCACGCGATCGGCCGGAGCGATCCCGGCGCTCTCTCCCTCACTGGCTGTCCGAACCGATGAACTCCCAAGCCCAGACGCTTCCCGCCACCGGCGCGCCGGCGACGCGCCCCAAGGCCAGGCTGGGCAGCCTGCGCGCGCTGTGGCCGTTCGTGCGCGCCCATCGCGGGCTGTTCGTGAGCTGGCTGATCGCGCTGGCGGTGGCCTCGGCCGCGACGCTGAGCCTGCCGTACGCCTTCCGGCAGATGATCGACCAGGGCTTTTCCAGCGGGGCGAACATCGATCGCGCGTTCCTGGGCCTGTTCGGCGTGGCCGTGGTGCTGGCGCTGGCCAGCGCCGCGCGCTTCTACTTCGTCTCGCTGCTGGGCGAACGCGTGGTGGCCGACCTGCGCCGCCAGCTCTACGCCCACCTGCTGGGCCTGGATGCGCAGTTCCACGACCGCACCCGCAGCGGCGAGCTGGTCTCGCGCCTGTCGGCGGACTCGGAGCTGCTGCGCAGCGTGGTCGGCAGCGCGATGTCGGTCGCGGTGCGCAGCGCGGTCACGGTGATCGGCTCGGTGGTGATGATGTTCATCGCCAGCCCGCACCTGGCCGCGTTCGCGCTGGTCGGCATCCCGGTGGCGGTGGTGCCCATCGTGCTGGGCGCGCGCAGGCTGGGGCGGATCGCGCGCGCCAGCCAGGATCGCGTGGCCGACGCCAACACCCTGGCCGGCGAATCGCTGGGCGCGGTGCGCACGGTGCAGGCGCATGCCCGCGAGCCCTACGAGCAGGCGCGCTTCGAAGCGGCGGTGGACGTCGCGGTGCAGACCGCGCGCAAGCGCATCCGCGCCCAGGCGATGGTCACCGCCGGGGCGATCACCCTGGTGTTCGGCGCGATCACGCTGGTGCTGTGGTCCGGCGCACACGACGTCATCGCCGGGCGCCTGAGCGCCGGCACGCTGGCGCAGTTCGTGCTGTACGCGCTGATCGGCGGCGGTTCGATCGGCTCGCTGGCCGAAGTGTGGAACGAGCTGCAGCGCGCGGCCGGCGGCATGGGCCGCATCGGCGAACTGCTGGACGAATCCGCGCACGTGCGCGCGCCCGCCCAGCCGCTGGCGCTGCCGCGCCCGCTGCGCGGACAGGTGCAGTTCGACCACGTCGCATTCCGCTATCCCACCCGGCCCGATGCGCCGGCGCTGGACGACTTCACCCTGGACATCGCCCCCGGCGAGACCGTGGCCCTGGTCGGCCCGTCCGGCGCGGGCAAGAGCACGGTGCTGTCGATGCTGCTGCGCTTCCACGACGTGAAGGCCGGCGCGATCCGCATCGACGGGCTGGACCTGCGCCAGCTCGACACCGCCGCGCTGCGCGAGCAGATCGCGCTGGTGCCGCAGGCACCGACGATCTTCGCCGCCAGCGCCGCCGAGAACATCCGCTACGGCAGGCTCGAGGCCACCGACGAGCAGGTGCGCGCCGCCGCGGTGGCGGCCGAGGCCGACGGCTTCCTGCGCGAACTGCCCGAGGGCTACGACAGCCAGCTGGGCGAGCGCGGCGCGCGCCTGTCCGGCGGCCAGCAGCAGCGCATCGCGATCGCCCGCGCGCTGCTCAAGGACGCGCCGATCCTGCTGCTGGACGAGGCCACCAGCGCGCTGGACGCACAGAGCGAGCGCGCCGTGCAGAGCGCGCTGGAGCGCCTGATGGCCGGGCGCACCACCCTGGTCATCGCCCATCGCCTGGCCACCGTGCTCAAGGCCGACCGCATCGTGGTGATGGACCGCGGCCGCATCGTCGCCCAGGGCACGCACGAGGCGCTGATGGCCCAGGGCGGACTGTATGCGGAACTGGCGCGGTTGCAGTTCATCGACTGAAGTCACCGTGTGCGGACGCACGGCGCGGCTCACGCGCCTTTACGGTGCGCGTTCGCAGGCTGGTCGCCTGTTTCCCGCACCGCGAGCCCGCCATGAGCCCCGCCGACAATTCCCGCATCCCCAAGGACATCGCCAAGGTCGAGCTGACCGAGGAATGGGAGCTGGCCTACTGGACCCGGCACTTCAACGTCAGCGAACAGGACCTGCGCGCGGCCGTGCAGGAAGCCGGCGACGCCACCGACCAGGTCAAGCGCCACCTCGAATCGCGCCCGCAGAAATCCTGATGCCCGCAGTGCGCACGGTCTCCAGGCGCGCGCGCCTGGGCGCGGCCGCAGGCGGCCTGGTGCTGCTGGCCGGCTGCGGCACGGCGCCGTCCCTGCGCACCGTGACTGCGAGCGCGACGGGGGCGACGTTCCTGCTGGTGGCCAACGCCGACGCCGTCGCCGGCGCGGACGAGGATCCACCGCTGTCTCCCGCAGGAGAGGCGCGCGCCGAACGGCTGGCGCAGGCGTTGGCGGACGCGCCGCTGGTGGCGATCTACACCGATGAGTTCAGGCGCACCCAGCAGACCGCGGCACCTGTGGCCGCGCAGCATCCGCGGGCCGAACGCCTGCGCTACTTCTCGCGGGGACCGGCGCAGGACAGCGCGCGCCAGTGGCGCTCGGCGTACGACCGCGACACGGTGCTGGTCGTGGCCCAGCCCGACACGCTGGCGCCGCTCGCCGACGCCCTGTGCGGATGCACCGTGCGTCCGATGCGCGCCGGGCAGGTCGACCGGCTGCTGCGCATTCACCTGCCCGCGCACGCCGCGGCGCAGGTGCAGGACATGCGCTACGGCGGGCCCGCGCCATGACCTCCTCGGTCTTCGCCGGCTGGGACGGCAGCATCCCCGGCGCGCGCGCGCTGCAGGAGCGGCTGGCCGCAAGCGTGCTGCTGGAGGATCGCGTGCCCGGGGCGCCGCGCACGATCGCCGGCTTCGACGTCGGCTTCGAGGACGAGGGCCGCGTCACGCGTGCCGCGGCGGTGCTGCTGGACGGCGCCACGCTGCAGCTGCTGGCCAGCACCGTGCAGCGCGTGCCGACCTCGATGCCTTACGTGCCGGGCCTGCTGAGCTTCCGCGAACTGCCCGCGCTGGTGCAGGCGCTGGAATCCCTGCCGCAGGTGCCGGACCTGGTCGTGGTCGATGGCCAGGGCATCGCCCATCCGCGCCGGCTGGGCATCGCCGCGCACTTCGGCGTGGTCACCGGCCTGCCCACCCTGGGCGTGGCCAAGCAGGTGCTGTGCGGGCGGTTCGAGCCACCCGGTGCGCAGCCGGGCGATCACACGCCGCTGATCCATCGCGGCGAGCAGATCGGCTGGGCCCTGCGCAGCAAGCTGCGCTGCAATCCGCTGATCGTCTCGCCGGGGTACGGCATGACGATGGACGGCGCGCTGGCCTGGACCCGCGCGCTGCTGCGCGGCTACCGCCTGCCCGAACCCACCCGCCTGGCCGACCGCCTGGCCTCACGGCGCGGCCCGATGCCGGGCGACACACCGCAGCTGCCGCTGGCCTAGCCGCGGCCTCGAACTCCGCGGTTGCCCCTCCCCTTTCGCGCAGCGAAGGGGGAGGCTGGGAGGGGGTGCTTTTGCTGTTGCCTTTCCCGCGAAGAGCACCCGTCCCCATCAGTCGCTAGCCGCGACTTCAAGCTCCCCTGGGCCTGCGGCCAAAGAGGAAGGAGCAGAACACGCGCGTCTACTTTCCACCCGAACTGCAACAATCCGTTGTGCGCGATCGTCAGGCCGCGCGCCCGGCCGGCATGCGATCCTGCCGGCCTTTCGAACCGGAGCCGACGCCCATGACCGCCACCGTCATCGAACCGCGCGTGCACGACCTGGGTGGATTCCAGGTCCGCCGCGCCGTGCCCACCGTGCAGGCGCGCAGCGTGGGACCGTTCGTGTTCGTCGATCACATGGGGCCGGCCGAGTTCGATGCCGGGCACGGCATCGACGTGCGCCCGCATCCGCATATCGGCCTGGCCACGGTCACCTTCCTGTGGGAAGGCGCCATCGGCCATCGCGACACGCTCGGCTCGGACACGATCATCCGTCCCGGCGACGTGAACTGGATGACCGCCGGCCGCGGCATCGCCCATTCCGAGCGCAGCCCGCAGGCCGAGCGGGTGGACCATGCGCCGCTGCACGGCATGCAGACCTGGGTGGCGCTGCCGAAGTCCGACGAGGAAGTCGCGCCGGAGTTCTACCACCATGCCGCCGCCACCCTGCCGCACTGGGACCAGCACGGCGCGCGCCTGCGCGTGATCGCCGGCCGCGCCTGGGGCCGCGAATCGCCGGTGCGCGTGTACTCGGATACGTTCAACGTCGCCCTGGACCTGGCGCCGGAGGCCGAACTGGCCATCGACGACAGCGCGGTCGAGCGCGCGCTCTACATCCTCGACGGCCAGGCGCAGCTGGACGGCAGCGACGTGCCGATGCGCCACCTGATCGTGCTCGAACGCGGCACCCGCCCGGTGCTGCGCGCCAAGACGCCGCTGAAGGCCATGCTGGTGGGCGGCGAGCCGCTCGATGGCCCGCGCCATCTGTGGTGGAACTTCGTGTCCAGCTCCACCGAGCGCATCGAGCAGGCCAAGCAGGACTGGCGCGAGGGCCGCTTCGGCCACATCGCCGGCGATCCGGAGTTCATCCCCCTGCCGGAACGTTGACGCGGCGCACAGTCCCCAAGGCGGCCGCATGCGGCCGGATGAACACGCAGGGCCGGGTTTGGCTTATGTTGCAATGCGATGCCGGCACGCGCCCAGGCGCGGCGGCATCGACTACACGACGCGTCGACCGGGCGGCCCGCACCAGCGTGCGGACGCGCAGGGGAGCTCCAGGGGTGCGCGGCATGGCCCGGGCGAGGCGTTCGTTTTCCATCCACCGCGCATCGCCCTGAAGCGATGCGCCCTGCGCATTGGGGATCGTTCGATGAAAGCCTGCCTTGCCTCCGCCGCCGGCCTGCTGCTGTCGCTGGCCGCCGCCGGCGCGTCCGCCCAGTCCACGGCCAGCCAGTCCACGGCCGCGTGTCCGCAGTTGCCGGCCGGCAGCGGGCTGCGCTGGGAACAGAGCGGCACCGCCGCGCTGGTGATCTGCAAGGCCCTGGACGACGGGGGGCAGCAGGCTTTCGGCGTGATGCTCACCACCAAGGAGCCGGACAAGCCGGCCGGCGCGCGCGAGGAGAAGACCGAGATCGACGGCCGCAAGGCGCGCTGGTACCACACCCGGATCGCCAACCGTCCCGACGCCCAGAACCGCATGGCGGTGATCGAGCTGGGCGACGAGCGCTGGGCGCAGCTGTGGATCGACGCCCCCAGCGAGGCCGCGCTGCAGGCGACGATGGCCACCGTGCGCAACCTGCGGTTCGACCCGGCCTCGATGGCCGACGCGAACCCGCGCCGCTGAGCCACCCCTGCAACAACGAAAAGGCCGCCTAAAGGGCGGCCTTTTCGCGTTGGGACCGCCATGATGGCGCAAACGCCCAATGATGATCTTGGCCCGTATCGATAGCCTTATCGCATGCGGACCAAGACTCCCTCCTCCCTGAAATGGCTTGTTGACCGTCGATCGCGAACCCTCGGCAGCAAGAAAGCGCAGTTACGCAAGGCCAAGGCCTCAATCGATGAGGCCGATCGCCTGAGACAGGTAGCGGCGAGCCTTCAAGCGGATCTGGACAGCATCGACAGAGTGCTATCGATGCATGAGGTTCCGTTGGACCCATCAATGATCGCGCCCAGGAAGACGCCGCAGGGCAGATTGCTGCCCTACGGCAAAGTGACACGGGGGATCTATGCGTGCCTACGAAAAGCTGAAGGCCGATGGTGCTCCACGACTGAGGTCTTGGTTTTTGTCGCACAAAGACAGGGGCTCTCAGTTTGCTCCGAGACCTACGCCCATGCCCGACTGGTCGTGCGTAGGAGGCTGAGAGCCTTGGCATACGCCGGCAAGATTCGCCGGCGGCCAGAGCCAAAACTCCATCTGGAAGCCTATTGGGCGCTAAACCCCAAAACCAGCCTAACGGCGCAGGTCCCGCCACCTGTTCAATAGGATTTCCGACCCTCGGTGGTGACCCTGGTAGTACCCGCGCCACCACCAAGAAAAGCCCGACGTCATGGCCCGGCGGAGAATGTCCTTTAGGAGCATGCTGAGCGGGATACGCCGACTGTCTTCACGCCATGCCATCTCGTTGGCCTTGTCGGCCAGGTAGGTGGGCGTCATCCGATGGGCGACGCCCAACTCGTGACGCCGCTGTCGAGTAAAGAAGGATTCCGCCTGATTTTCATTCACTCCATCAGACCTGACAAACATTCGGCCGTGATTGACTGGTTCGTGGTCGTGCGTCATGCCGAGGGGCGTATAGGCGGGATTCTCGTCGGTCCAGATAATGGCGTCTGGATCGACATACCGATCAACGAGTTCCCGCACGTCCGCTTCGTTTTCTGACAAGGCGACCGCCGTAATGGTTCGTGTCGCGCCCCTGCGGTGCGGTCCTTGTTGCCTGAGCACCATGACCACCCGCTTGTTCCTTCGCTTATCCCAATTCTGCTGGGTCATGCCTGCGGCATGCCATGGCTTCCGGCCTGGCATGGGGCGCCCCGTCAACCTAGCCGCAATCATCCTGTCGTTTCGGCGTCCTCGATGATTGGGCTTGCGAGGTTTGCCTCCGAAATAGCCGCCGTCGATCTCGACAATGCCCTTCAGCGGCGTTTCGTCCTGCGTCCGAAGCAAGGCCTCGCGCAGCTTGCCCAAGGTGACGTGCGCGGCCTTGGGGGAGTAGTCCCCTGAGCGACTGAGCTGCAGTCCTGCAAGCCCTTTGGGCGAAGTTACGTAGTGGAAGAGTGCCGCCAGGATGTGCTTGAGCGACTTCTTGTGGTTGGCGAACGCGGTACGCGAGGTAACTGTGAAATCGGTCCTGCAGGCCTTGCATCGCCATTGCTTCCGCCGCGCGCGCCAGTAATGGACGTCCCACGCCCCGCAAGCAGGACAGCCTTGATGGGTTAGCGAATCCCATCGGGCGAGGACATACATTTGGTGGACCTCATTATCTGACATCGCGTAGATCGCGCCGAGCGTGAGATCGCGATAAGCGGCGCTTCGTAGGTAGTGTTGGCTCATAGTTGGTGTCCGAGAGCCGTTCACGGGACGGCCGGGGCCCTCCGCGAGAACGGAAATCAAAAGACCGGGACAAGCCCCTCCTGCTCACGCCCGCAGGGCATGTTGACTTTGGTCAAAGGAGGGGTGCACTATGGCAAAACAGTCTTCAGCTGCTTGCCACAAGAAGCCCAGATCCCTGCCAGGGGAGCTGGGCTTTGTGCTTTCTGCCCAGATGAAATTGCGGTCACTCAGGTTTGGGCTGATCGATAGGCGTAGTCCTTCGTCGCGTCGAGAGGTGGGGCGCGTCTGCAGGCATTGGCCGGAGGCAAGCAAGAGACGACAGTGGTCGCGTCCGGAATGTACGGTCCGACGCCGCCCGAGTGTCTCAGTCCGCGGAAGGAAATGGAAGCTAAGTTATTGATTTGTATGTGCAAAATGTGTGCATTGTATGTGCATTGCACGTACACGAGCTT
The window above is part of the Pseudoxanthomonas sp. X-1 genome. Proteins encoded here:
- a CDS encoding pirin family protein; amino-acid sequence: MTATVIEPRVHDLGGFQVRRAVPTVQARSVGPFVFVDHMGPAEFDAGHGIDVRPHPHIGLATVTFLWEGAIGHRDTLGSDTIIRPGDVNWMTAGRGIAHSERSPQAERVDHAPLHGMQTWVALPKSDEEVAPEFYHHAAATLPHWDQHGARLRVIAGRAWGRESPVRVYSDTFNVALDLAPEAELAIDDSAVERALYILDGQAQLDGSDVPMRHLIVLERGTRPVLRAKTPLKAMLVGGEPLDGPRHLWWNFVSSSTERIEQAKQDWREGRFGHIAGDPEFIPLPER
- the nfi gene encoding deoxyribonuclease V (cleaves DNA at apurinic or apyrimidinic sites), whose protein sequence is MTSSVFAGWDGSIPGARALQERLAASVLLEDRVPGAPRTIAGFDVGFEDEGRVTRAAAVLLDGATLQLLASTVQRVPTSMPYVPGLLSFRELPALVQALESLPQVPDLVVVDGQGIAHPRRLGIAAHFGVVTGLPTLGVAKQVLCGRFEPPGAQPGDHTPLIHRGEQIGWALRSKLRCNPLIVSPGYGMTMDGALAWTRALLRGYRLPEPTRLADRLASRRGPMPGDTPQLPLA
- a CDS encoding IS1595 family transposase; its protein translation is MSQHYLRSAAYRDLTLGAIYAMSDNEVHQMYVLARWDSLTHQGCPACGAWDVHYWRARRKQWRCKACRTDFTVTSRTAFANHKKSLKHILAALFHYVTSPKGLAGLQLSRSGDYSPKAAHVTLGKLREALLRTQDETPLKGIVEIDGGYFGGKPRKPNHRGRRNDRMIAARLTGRPMPGRKPWHAAGMTQQNWDKRRNKRVVMVLRQQGPHRRGATRTITAVALSENEADVRELVDRYVDPDAIIWTDENPAYTPLGMTHDHEPVNHGRMFVRSDGVNENQAESFFTRQRRHELGVAHRMTPTYLADKANEMAWREDSRRIPLSMLLKDILRRAMTSGFSWWWRGYYQGHHRGSEILLNRWRDLRR
- a CDS encoding YigZ family protein, translating into MSDTLAAPLRHEQLVKHSRFLVQAGPVASADDAMAFIAAVSDADATHNCWAWRVGEAFRSSDDGEPGGSAGRPILAAIDGAGFDQVAVVVTRWFGGIKLGVGGLVRAYGGSTASALRQAPRVPLVAMAGLEIGCGFDDLGHVHAALLAFAAHKDAETFDAAGAVLQVQLPLDRRQALEDALREATRGRVRCRGSAPAH
- a CDS encoding DUF3606 domain-containing protein, giving the protein MSPADNSRIPKDIAKVELTEEWELAYWTRHFNVSEQDLRAAVQEAGDATDQVKRHLESRPQKS
- a CDS encoding ABC transporter transmembrane domain-containing protein; amino-acid sequence: MNSQAQTLPATGAPATRPKARLGSLRALWPFVRAHRGLFVSWLIALAVASAATLSLPYAFRQMIDQGFSSGANIDRAFLGLFGVAVVLALASAARFYFVSLLGERVVADLRRQLYAHLLGLDAQFHDRTRSGELVSRLSADSELLRSVVGSAMSVAVRSAVTVIGSVVMMFIASPHLAAFALVGIPVAVVPIVLGARRLGRIARASQDRVADANTLAGESLGAVRTVQAHAREPYEQARFEAAVDVAVQTARKRIRAQAMVTAGAITLVFGAITLVLWSGAHDVIAGRLSAGTLAQFVLYALIGGGSIGSLAEVWNELQRAAGGMGRIGELLDESAHVRAPAQPLALPRPLRGQVQFDHVAFRYPTRPDAPALDDFTLDIAPGETVALVGPSGAGKSTVLSMLLRFHDVKAGAIRIDGLDLRQLDTAALREQIALVPQAPTIFAASAAENIRYGRLEATDEQVRAAAVAAEADGFLRELPEGYDSQLGERGARLSGGQQQRIAIARALLKDAPILLLDEATSALDAQSERAVQSALERLMAGRTTLVIAHRLATVLKADRIVVMDRGRIVAQGTHEALMAQGGLYAELARLQFID
- a CDS encoding RNA polymerase sigma factor; the encoded protein is MNDAAEPADDALMLAYAAGDVRAFEQLYARHRGPLYRFLLRQLRDGALADELFQDVWQRVIGARASWQPEARFATWLYRIAHNRLNDHWRALRHRPPAPEDADARTERVEDPDTPERQLSAFESRRELQRALDALPDEQREVLLLRLEQELTLEEIGQITGVGRETVKSRLRYAMDKLRTGLGR
- a CDS encoding histidine phosphatase family protein; translation: MPAVRTVSRRARLGAAAGGLVLLAGCGTAPSLRTVTASATGATFLLVANADAVAGADEDPPLSPAGEARAERLAQALADAPLVAIYTDEFRRTQQTAAPVAAQHPRAERLRYFSRGPAQDSARQWRSAYDRDTVLVVAQPDTLAPLADALCGCTVRPMRAGQVDRLLRIHLPAHAAAQVQDMRYGGPAP